Sequence from the Sphingobacteriaceae bacterium GW460-11-11-14-LB5 genome:
TTGTCTTTAAAAATAGTGTATTTTTTTAATCCGTAACCTGTACTCGGGTATTGAATTGCGGTTACGGTAGCACCTTTAAACTGCGTACCTGGTAAAATTACAGTAGCCTGCAATCTGCTATCGCGGTTTTCGAAAGGTTTTGCGGCATTATAAACGGCAGAACTGTTAATCGGCTTACCATCCGTTGCGTAATAGGTATTAACCAGATCGGGCAAAGGTGCTGAACCCAATTGCTGATCTAAACTGATATCGAGTGAATGGGTAAACTCCGGATATTTGTATTGCACATCAAAAATAACTTCTGCATTGCCTTCATTTTCCAGATAAAACAAGCCGCGGTAATCCGGAAATAAACTGTAGGTTTTTAAATCGATAACGGCTTTTGCAGCTTCTGCAGCTTCTTTCCAACGTTTGGCATACAACAAAACCCTCGCCTTTAAAGCCAAAGCCGCACCACGCGTAGCCCTTCCTTTATCTACACCTGAGTAGGTTAAAGGTAATACGGTTCCTGATGAAGCTTCGGTTAAATCTTTTAAAATCTGCGCCAGCAACTCATCGGCAGTGTTTCTTGGCAAATTGGCCTGCGTTTCGTAATTGGTGGCATCGGTAATTAATGGTGCACCACCAAACAGGTTCCAAAGGGGAATATAATATAAGGCGCGGAGGTATTTGGCTTCTGCTTTATACCTTTCTTTTAAAGCGCCGTCCATATTTACTTTATCGATATTGGCCAATACGTTATTGGCCCTGCCTATACCTTTGTAACTGCCATTCCAGGTTTCGTTAAAATAACCCGTTGCCGCGTTGTGCAAGCCCCTCGAAATGATGTTATAATCGTTATTATACTGATAGGTATTCGGACTTAAAGCATCCAGATAAATGGAATTGGCCGCATAAACATTATAGTAAATTGCTGCATAGGTTCCGTTCAGGGCAGCTTCTGCCTGAACTTTTGTATTCCAATAGGTGTCTTGTGTAAAACGATCTGTTGGCGTTACATCCAGATAATCTTTACAGCCAAACAGGAACACCGAAATTAATATGAATAGAATATATTTTTTCATGACCGGTTATTTAAATGATACATTAATTCCCGCACTAATTGTTTTTGCATTTGGGTATTCAATCAGATCGGCCCGGGTTAAATTCCTTTCCGGATCGCTAAACTTGAAGTTCGAGAAGGTTAAATAGTTTTGTGCATTCACAAATACCTTTAACACATCAATGCCTGCTTTATTGAGCCATTTATTGGGAAAGGAATAACTGATCTGCACATTTTTCAACCGGAGATAAGAGGCATCTCTTACCCAAAAACTCGAAGTCTGAAAGTTTTGAGGGTAGCCATTCGATGTCGTTAAACGCGGTAAAGAAGCGCCAGTATTGGTAGGCGTCCACGAATCGGTAAGCCAGTCTTTGGTTACACCTGCGCCATTTTTAAATGGCTGTGCTAAATTTCCGGTTAAGTAGGTATCCACATCCTGCAAGCCCTGGAAGATGAAACTGAAATCCCACCTCTTATAACCAAAACCACCTGAAAAACCGTAAACAAATTTTGGAATACTATTACCGATGACCACACGGTCGTTATTATCGATCACTCCATTGGCATCTACATCTTTATATTTCAAATCGCCGGGAACCGTACCTGCATTTTGAAAAGCGTGTGCTTTCACTTCTTCTGCGCTTTGAAAAATTCCTTCGGCCTGTAGTCCAAAAAAGCTGTCAATTGGCGATCCTTCCTGAATAATGGTATTACCGCTATAATATTTCTGGCCGTTTACATTGGTGACTTTGTTTTTCACATAGGTAAGGTTCGCGTCGATGTTGTAGCGAAAATCTTTAACAGAATCTTTAAAACCCAGTGTGATTTCAAAACCACGGTTATTTACCGCACCGATGTTTTTTACAGGTCCGGCTAAATTGCCTACCTGCCCCGGAACGCTGATCTGTCTGAGGATTTTCGAAGTCTGTTTATCAAAAAAATCGACTTCAAAAGTCAGCTTGTTTTTAAAGAAACTACCTTCTAAGCCGATATCGCTCATGGTGGTGGTTTCCCAGGTAATGTTAGGGTCGCTTAGCTGCGTAATGGCCGCGCCACTTACAATGGTTCCGTTAAAATTGTAATTCTGTCCCAGGGCAATGGCATCTACATAACTGAATAAGGGTACATTCTGATTACCCAGCTTACCATATGATGCCCTAAGTTTTAAGTTGCTAAAAACATTTAAATTTTTAATAAAATCTTCTTCACTGGCTCTCCATCCTGCTGAAAAGGAAGGAAAAAAGCCCCACCTGTTGTCTTTAGCAAATCGTGACGAACCATCATACCTGAAATTGGCCTCGAACAGGTATTTTTCATTGTAATTGTAGTTGAAACGACCAAAGTAAGATTGTAATCTAGAAGCGCCCGAGGTACCGGTCACCTGTGGTGATGTGCTTCCGGCATTGAGTTCGGTTAGGTCATTGCCCAGATAACCCTCATTATAAGCAGAGAAATTGCTGTCATCAAAACGTTCTAAACTAAACCCTGCCAAGGCACCAAAATGGTGTTTATCAAGTGAACCTTCCCAGTTTAAGGTATGAAAATTGGTAATATTGATATTGTTCTGGCTGATTTGTCTAACTCCTCGTGCCGGTGTATTGCCAATTGGGGTTACTACTCCGGTTTTGGGGTTGGTTAAATTAATAGCCGGATAAGAATATTTGTTGATACCATAAAGTAAGTTAGCACCTAAGGTGGTTTTATACCTGATGTTAAATGGCAACTGATATTCTAAAAACACATTGGCCAGGGTGCGGTACTGGTTATTTTTATTAAAACCTTCGTTCGCCAGGGCAACGGTATTCCTGAAAAAGTTATGTCCGGGTACCCTTATCCATTGATCGGCATAAGTACCATCCTGTGCATAGGGTGTTTGAAAAGGCAAACCACGATAGGTTAACCCCATTAAACCGCCCTCGCCATTGCCATCATCGGCGCTATAGGCACTTTCTTTACTATTCCAAAAGTTAGCAGTCAAACTTGCACCCACCTTTAGGTTTTTGGTGATATCAGAGCTGATATTCGAATTTAAGGAATAACGTTTACCCGAAGAGGCGATTAAAATCCCATCCTGATCTAAATAACCCAGTGAAATGGAAAAAGCTGTTTTTTCTGATCCGCCGGATATACGCAGGTTATGTTCCTGTATGGCAGCATTGCGGAACATGATATCGAACCAGTTGGTATTTGGATAAATAAAGGGATCGGTACCGTTTCTAAATTCGTTAATCAATGCGTCGCTACTTTCGGCAGGCTTGCCTTCATTAGCCAGGGCACGGTTTTTACCGATCATATAATCGACCGTATTGGTTACCACATCGGGAAACTGCGTGGCTTTTTGCGAACCTGCGTAAAAGTTATAATCGATAGAAAATGTTCCTTTTTTACCGGTTTTAGTCTTTACTAAAATGACGCCGTTTGCGGCACGGTTACCGTAAATGGCAGCAGATGCGGCATCTTTTAAAACGGTTACACTTTCAATATCGTTTGGATTAACATCGCCCAGGGGGAATTCAACACCATCAACCAGCACCAAAGGGTTGTTGTTATTCAATGTACCTGCCCCACGGATGCGAATGGTTGCGGCATCAGCCCCAGGACGGCCTTTGGTTTGATTGGTAAAAACACCAGGTACATTTTGAAGTGCCTGGGTAGCATTGGTAATGGGTCTGTTGGCCAATGTTTTGGCATCTACAGTGGCTAACGATCCGGTCAGGTTAATTTTCTTCTGTGTGCCGTAACCTACAACCACCACATCATCCAGCGGATTATAGTCTTCTACAAGTTCTACCGTAATCTGACTTTGGGTAACCACCACCTCGGTTTGTTTATACCCAACAAAATTAACCAGTAAAGTAAAGGGGAACTTTTGTCCGGTAATTAAACGAAACTTCCCTTCCCTATCGGTTGAGGAACCGTTGGTTGTACCCTGAATTTTAACTGATGCACCGATTAAGGTTTCTTTGGTTTTTGCATCAATTACAGTTCCCGATAAGGTGGCATTAATGGTAGGTTCTGATGGGTTTTGTGCCTGCGAAAACAGTGGAGAGCATAAAAACAGCACAGGTAATAAAATACGGCAGGTTTGCCGTATGCCCAACCGAAAATTGGACATCATACTTCGTAAAGCCAGATCCCCTTGTACGGGATTGACTTTCTCAAAATTTTGCATAACTTTGAAATAGGTGATTTGATTGATTTGAAACAGGTGCAACGCCAATTGAATTCCTGTTTCGTTAATTTTGCCTGGGGAAAATACACTTGTATTTTCCTTTTTTGTTACTACACGAGTAGAAACAAACCATTATTTTTAAATCAACAGCAACAATACATTCTATTTACAGCGATAAATAAAGGGCCGGGTATGAGAACGGATTTCGTAAACTCTTGTTTCATAATGATTATATTTTTGGCAAATATAATTTTTTTCAAATAGACTACAAATTTACTAGACTTTTTATTTTTCCCACGCCAAACTGAGGCAGATACCCATTTGTAAACGCCGAAATACAGCTATGTAACATTATTAAGAATATTTTTTTTCTTTAGCCTGAGATTTTATAATTTAGCCGATGTAAAATTGGTGCGGCTGATAAAATAGCGTCAGTAAGCAAAACTTTACGCGTTAGGCGCGCAAGCAATTAATGTGGTGAGGTCTGGAATACCTGTCTTCTAGAAGAGATGAAATCAAACTGATGAACATTTCTTTGGCAGACGCACCAATTTTCATTCAACTTAGTTTTGGCGGCTAAACTGCAGTACCGATATGCCTTTGTGGCGTCTAAAACTGGTGCTAAAATTAGTGGTTTGCTCAAAACCCAATAGCTCAGCTATTTCATCAACAGTATAATCACTATGCAGCAGCAATTCTTCTGCTTCGCGCATAATCCGATCTTTGATCAGTACAGTCAGGCTTTTCCCAAGTACACGGTCTAAAAATTTATTTAATTTACCAGTACTCATCCCCATGCCTTCTGCATAAAACTGAATGGATCTTTCTTGTTTGTAAAATTGTTCTAAAATGGCCCTAAACCGCAACACCTGCTGCAAATCATCTAAGGTTAAGGCCGCAAGATAGCCATCTAAACCAGCCGTAAATCCAAGAAATAAGGATAAGTATTGTGCTAAAAAGGGCATATCCTTTTTAATATTGATTTCTCTTTTTAGCTGATCGAGTAAACTATACGTTTTAGTTGATTCTTGCAAATCGAGATCCCTGAAAGACAGATTTAAAAAGAGGTTCTTAGCCTGTGGATCTAAGTGCTGAAGTAAAAATTCGGCATACAATAAGCTACTGAAACTTAACCAGTAACCTGAAGTAATTTCTCCATCG
This genomic interval carries:
- a CDS encoding SusC/RagA family TonB-linked outer membrane protein; amino-acid sequence: MSNFRLGIRQTCRILLPVLFLCSPLFSQAQNPSEPTINATLSGTVIDAKTKETLIGASVKIQGTTNGSSTDREGKFRLITGQKFPFTLLVNFVGYKQTEVVVTQSQITVELVEDYNPLDDVVVVGYGTQKKINLTGSLATVDAKTLANRPITNATQALQNVPGVFTNQTKGRPGADAATIRIRGAGTLNNNNPLVLVDGVEFPLGDVNPNDIESVTVLKDAASAAIYGNRAANGVILVKTKTGKKGTFSIDYNFYAGSQKATQFPDVVTNTVDYMIGKNRALANEGKPAESSDALINEFRNGTDPFIYPNTNWFDIMFRNAAIQEHNLRISGGSEKTAFSISLGYLDQDGILIASSGKRYSLNSNISSDITKNLKVGASLTANFWNSKESAYSADDGNGEGGLMGLTYRGLPFQTPYAQDGTYADQWIRVPGHNFFRNTVALANEGFNKNNQYRTLANVFLEYQLPFNIRYKTTLGANLLYGINKYSYPAINLTNPKTGVVTPIGNTPARGVRQISQNNINITNFHTLNWEGSLDKHHFGALAGFSLERFDDSNFSAYNEGYLGNDLTELNAGSTSPQVTGTSGASRLQSYFGRFNYNYNEKYLFEANFRYDGSSRFAKDNRWGFFPSFSAGWRASEEDFIKNLNVFSNLKLRASYGKLGNQNVPLFSYVDAIALGQNYNFNGTIVSGAAITQLSDPNITWETTTMSDIGLEGSFFKNKLTFEVDFFDKQTSKILRQISVPGQVGNLAGPVKNIGAVNNRGFEITLGFKDSVKDFRYNIDANLTYVKNKVTNVNGQKYYSGNTIIQEGSPIDSFFGLQAEGIFQSAEEVKAHAFQNAGTVPGDLKYKDVDANGVIDNNDRVVIGNSIPKFVYGFSGGFGYKRWDFSFIFQGLQDVDTYLTGNLAQPFKNGAGVTKDWLTDSWTPTNTGASLPRLTTSNGYPQNFQTSSFWVRDASYLRLKNVQISYSFPNKWLNKAGIDVLKVFVNAQNYLTFSNFKFSDPERNLTRADLIEYPNAKTISAGINVSFK
- a CDS encoding RagB/SusD family nutrient uptake outer membrane protein, which encodes MKKYILFILISVFLFGCKDYLDVTPTDRFTQDTYWNTKVQAEAALNGTYAAIYYNVYAANSIYLDALSPNTYQYNNDYNIISRGLHNAATGYFNETWNGSYKGIGRANNVLANIDKVNMDGALKERYKAEAKYLRALYYIPLWNLFGGAPLITDATNYETQANLPRNTADELLAQILKDLTEASSGTVLPLTYSGVDKGRATRGAALALKARVLLYAKRWKEAAEAAKAVIDLKTYSLFPDYRGLFYLENEGNAEVIFDVQYKYPEFTHSLDISLDQQLGSAPLPDLVNTYYATDGKPINSSAVYNAAKPFENRDSRLQATVILPGTQFKGATVTAIQYPSTGYGLKKYTIFKDNEKPVAAPTSGTSELNLILLRYADVLLMYAEAKNEDSGPDQSVFDALNLIRARAKMPNIPSTLGQEELRAEIRHERRVELAGEGLYYYDIRRWRIADQLLNGNITNSAGARIDSRLFDANKDYLWPVPSIAIQNNPALKQNPNYNK